TAAACGAGATTGATTTACATAGTGGTTGGAAGCCACGGGATTAAATGCGACACGGATACCTCATGGCTCCGAGCCATACAAAATTACGGTTCGTTTATCTCCTTTGAAGTATGAATTTTTATATTATTTATACTTCAAGGGGGGGAGCGAGCCGTATTCCTATTCACCTTAGCCATATCTCATTATGGATTGTAAGTCAATCATATATGGTAGTAAATTGTCGAGCGAAGGGGTTATAATAATATATATATTTTATTACTTATATTAAAAGAGAGGTTTTATTTATGTCTAAAAAAAAAGCTAAAAGTAAGTTCTATGCTATAAAAGAAGGTAATGGAGTTTCTAATTTAATAGTTAATACTTGGGGTGAATGTTCTAAATTAGTTCTTGGATATAATTCCGTATATAAAAGTTTTAAAACTAGAGAAGAAGCTGAAGATTATCTTGGATATACAAAAGGTCTTGAAAAGAAGATAGTAAAAACTAAAGATGTTAAAAAATATAATAGATGAAATAAAGAAGTACTTAGAGTTGATTTATCAAAAGATATTTATGAGAAGTTTATAATTAAATGTAATGATATTGGGCTTAGTAAAGAAAAGGTTATTAGAGAAATGATAAAGGAATGGTTAGATTAAATGAGTTTAATATTTAATTTAGAATTATTTTAAGTATCTAGTTAAGGATTAATTAATAGTTAAAAGTGAGGTGTTGTAAGGGGTGTATGATATTAAGCAAGTTTCAGAGTTAACTGGGGTTAGTAAAGTAACAATATATAAGAAAATAAAAAAGTTAAAGGATTTAGGGCCATTTATAGTTCATAAAGGTGATAAGACTTATATTTTAGAAGATGGGTTAAGGTTAATTAAGGAAAATTTAACTGTTAACAAAAAGGTTAAATTAGAAGTTGAGTCAGAATTAGCAATAGAAGATATATCCATGGATTTAACTATTAATAAAGAGTTAATTAACTTATTAACTGAACAGTTGAAAGAAAAAGACACTCAGCTTAAAGAAAAGGATAAGCAAATAGCCGAATTGCATAAGCTAATAGAAAATAGTCAGATACTTTTAAAAGAAGAACAGAAAAAAAATGATAATCAAATATATTTGGCAGATCATTTTGAAGAAGTAGATAATAAGCTTCAGGATATTAGAGAGAAAATGGAGCAAAAAAGAAGTGATAAAAAATATAAAAATGGTTTCTTTAAAATTTTTTCAAAGTAATTAAAAATAATAAAATAGATATATAAAGCTTGTTTAATTTTTAATTAACAAATTCATTGTACAAGCTTTAAAATTGATTATAGAGGCAAATAAACATAATATAAGATGCGTTAAATATAGTTTTGGATAAATTATTATATAATAAATTCATTTCTTGAAAAGTGGCAAGGGTAAACCTTTTTATAATTTTTATTCTTATGTCGGCTCATTATCCACTAAAGTGGAATGTGCAGCCAACGAAAAAAATTATAAAAACCACCTTTCAATTCATTTTTTTATTATATTAGTAATTATCAAAACTTATATTTTAGCTGTTAGTTTAGTAAAGAATACACAGAATAGCAAGCATAGCAAGTGTCATGACACAGTGCTTCAATTTTAAAAAATATAATAAGTTTATTTTAAAATTGCTTGTTGGTGGATTCCCCAAACCCCTTATAAAATTTTCTTTAGAAAATTATTTAGGTTAATAGCATTTATAAATATAAAAGTTAGTAAACTTCTATCATTAAGAAAAGAATTTAAAAGAGTAATATATAGAAAAAAAGCTATTATTTCGCATTGATAGATGCGAAATAATAGCTTTTTTTCTATAAGTTTATTTATAGTAAACTGAAAAACTATAATTTTTCAAATTTTAATATCTTATAAATGGCTTAGAATCGTTAATTTTGATTTCTTCGTGAAAATTTCATTTAGCGAAATAATATTATGGAATTAAAAAAACATATAAGTCAATATGATATGTATATTATATTAACTTGAAAGGTTCAGAGTTATACAAAATAAAAAAATGTAATAAAGCTTTTTAAAGCTTTATTACATTTTGAATCCACTTAAAATCCATAGAATACTGCTGAATGTGTTTGATTTTCAACATATGGAGCAGAGTCAGTTGAAGCATCAACTTGACCGGATCCCCAGACTCTACCTGATTCTCTCATTTGGTTACCAGCATATAACTGTACATTAGTATAATGTTCCTTATCCGATGTAGTAAAACCAGAAGCATAAGCACTTCCATAAGAAGTTTTAGTAACCCAATGATCAGAAGCATCTACTTTATTCCAAAACCAAGCAAATGTAGAAACTGTTGAAGATGAAAAAGTAGCTAGAGTTAATGCACAAACTGTTAATTTTTTTAATTTTGTATTCATTATTTTTCCCCCTATTAATTTTTATAAGCAACACCATTATAATTAATACTTGAAAAAATTGCAATTTATTTATTTTTTATGTATAATTTTCATGTGAAAAATAAATTATATTAATTTTTTAGAAAAAATATAACCTAGTATATTTATTTGAATTGAGAAAAAGTAATAAAGAGAACTTTTAAAATGGGAGGATTATATGAAATTACAAAGGATAATAAAAATTAAATGTTATGAAAGCTTAATTTTTATTTCAATTTTTTTATTAACTATAGTATCTAATAGCATTTATGAGGCTGTTTCATTACAAAAAAATTTAAATTCACAGCATATAGATACTGGATTTATACAATTGAAGGATAATTATGATGGATTTAAAGGAAGACTATCAATTATAGAATTTTTTAATGAACCTAATTCTTTAGATAAAATGAAAAAGTTATACATAGATATCGCTAATGATAATAATTTGAAGTATTATGAAATATTAAAGCAACCTTTAACGTATATCGGAGAGTATAAAGGTAACCCCATATGTACTAAAGGTGAAGAGTTTATTAATAAAGAAGTAGATGGAAAGCTTATGACTACAGTAAATTCATTGCAAATAGGTTATAAAACTAGTAATTATTTAAATATGAAGGATAAAATCGAATGTGGAGAATATTTCTCGGGGGATGATTATCTTTTAGATGAAAGTAAGGCAGTTCCAGTGGTTTTAGGTTATTCATATTTAGAGAATTATAATATAGGAGATTATATTCAATGTGATTATTTATTTTTAAACCTTAAATTAAAAGTTATTGGATTTCTAAAAAAAGATAGTAAATTTTCTATAGAATACGAAAATTTCTTAGATGATAAAATTATTATGCCTTCATTAAATATAGAAAGTGATAATTTTTCAGACAGTAAATTTACTAAGATATTATATTCTTTAAAAAATACTGGCTATATTCCATATGATAATGACAGTGAATATAATTATATAACAACCACAGTTGATAATATAGTTGATAAATTAGATATTGATTGGACTTATCGTGGCAGAGTAGAAAACCCATTTAAAGAAAATCCAGTTAATATTTCTGTTAAAGCAAGTAAAATTATAAAAATATCCTCATGGATTTTATCATTAATTTTATTAATATTAATTTTTATTTTAGAGAAAAAAAGATGTGATTTTGAAGATTTTAGCCTAAATAAAAGGGATCGCCTTATAATGAAGACAAAAATTTTCGGGGGTACACTTCTACAAATAATATTACTATATATAATTACATGTTTTATATTGTGGGTTTGTTTTAGAAGTAATGTTATATATTTTACGCTAAAGAACATACAAATAAGAGTGTTTCCAATTAT
The window above is part of the Clostridium septicum genome. Proteins encoded here:
- a CDS encoding RNase H1/viroplasmin domain-containing protein, which produces MSKKKAKSKFYAIKEGNGVSNLIVNTWGECSKLVLGYNSVYKSFKTREEAEDYLGYTKGLEKKIVKTKDVKKYNR